Proteins from a genomic interval of Deltaproteobacteria bacterium:
- a CDS encoding LLM class flavin-dependent oxidoreductase yields MKFGLHYQLPCSLNQSPVQRYRDTIEQAVHAEQLGFESIWPVEQHFNADFSILPSPLLFLSAVASRTTTLRLGIAIILLPLSHPVRVAEDVATLDVISNGRVEFGIGRGVFPTHFAGFSVPQAESRERLLENLHVILQAWTKEKFSFHGRFFEIEDLSVVPKPVQQPHPPILVAANTVETYEQMGKLGYAILTASQISTYPKLREFIPLYRQARESAGHGPARPEHITLLSPTYVAADAAQVRREIEPSIKHFLQSLINAFPPVTDSKGVTNKLLQEAADRLRKTTYEQVNQVMGIFETPEVCVERIKKLQEEFNMGRMLCWFNPGGQVPHVQVMRSMELFAAKVMPHFA; encoded by the coding sequence ATGAAATTCGGCCTCCACTACCAGTTACCATGTTCCCTTAATCAATCACCCGTCCAGCGTTACCGCGATACGATCGAGCAAGCGGTTCACGCTGAACAACTTGGATTTGAATCGATCTGGCCTGTGGAGCAACATTTCAATGCTGACTTTTCTATTCTGCCCTCGCCATTGCTTTTTCTCTCGGCAGTCGCTTCCCGCACGACCACACTCCGTTTAGGCATCGCCATCATCCTTCTACCCTTGTCACATCCAGTAAGAGTTGCCGAAGATGTCGCGACACTTGATGTGATTAGTAATGGGCGAGTCGAGTTTGGCATTGGACGGGGCGTGTTCCCCACTCACTTCGCGGGCTTTAGTGTTCCGCAAGCCGAAAGCCGCGAGCGTTTGCTGGAAAACCTGCATGTGATCCTCCAAGCCTGGACAAAAGAGAAGTTTTCGTTTCATGGCCGTTTCTTTGAGATCGAAGATTTATCGGTTGTTCCTAAACCCGTGCAGCAACCCCATCCGCCAATTCTGGTTGCTGCGAATACTGTCGAAACCTACGAACAGATGGGTAAACTGGGCTATGCGATTCTCACGGCGTCGCAGATCAGCACCTATCCAAAGCTTCGCGAGTTCATCCCATTGTATCGTCAAGCACGAGAATCCGCAGGCCACGGTCCTGCTCGCCCTGAACACATCACCCTGTTGTCGCCGACCTACGTTGCTGCTGACGCCGCGCAGGTTCGGCGTGAGATTGAACCGAGTATCAAGCACTTCCTGCAGTCGCTCATTAATGCCTTTCCTCCAGTCACTGACAGCAAAGGCGTCACAAACAAATTATTACAAGAAGCAGCGGATCGCTTACGTAAGACGACCTACGAGCAAGTCAATCAGGTGATGGGCATCTTTGAAACGCCAGAGGTCTGCGTGGAACGGATCAAGAAACTACAAGAAGAGTTCAACATGGGCCGCATG